The Sphingomonas carotinifaciens genomic sequence TCCGCGTGAAACGCCGCTCGCCAACAATCCCAGCGGCGTGCTCGGCTTCCCCTATTATTCGCCCTTCGGCTTCAACGGGCGGTATCTTTACGCACGGCTGGGCCTGAACTGGTAATCGTCGAAACGACGAAGCGCGCCACACCGGCCGGGTGTCGCGCGCTTCGCGTGTTTCCTGCTGCCGGGACGGCTTATCCGGTAACCGGCAGGCGCACCGTGCCGTCGTCGTCACGCTTCAGCGGGCTGTAGGCGACGACCGCATTCAGCGGCAGATCGGCATAAAGATGCGGGAACAGCTGTCCGCCGCGGCTTTCCTCCCACCGCACCGCGTCGCCCATCGCCTCCAGATCGACGGCCGCGACGTGCAGGTCGTTCTGCCCGGCGAAATGCTTGTTGACCGTCTCCGTCAGTTGCGCGGCGGTGGACAGGTGGATGTAGCCGTCCTGCCGATCGACGGGCGCGCCGGTGAACACGCCGTCAGTCTCCAGCGTCGCCATCTGCTCGGCGGTCAGCACCTTGTATGCGGTGGTCGGGTGCGTCATTCGCCATCCTCCGGGCCCTGGCTCAGGTCGTCGCCGACCGTTGCATCGTCCTGTGCATCGATCACCGGGGTCTCGTCGGCCAGATTGGCCTCCGCCTCGTCCTCGGTTTCCTCGATCCGCGCCGCCGACACGACATGCTCGTCCGCCGCCACGTTGAACAGGCGCAGGCCCGCCGAACCGCGACCGATGACGCGCAGCGACGCCAGCGACATGCGGATCAGCTTGGCCTGGTCGGTCACCAGCATCAGCTGGTGCCCCTTGGTCGCCGGGAAGCTGGCGACGACATCGCCGTTGCGGGCGATGTTGTCGATGTTGGTGATCCCCTGGCCGCCGCGGCCGGTGCGGCGATATTCATAGG encodes the following:
- a CDS encoding DUF952 domain-containing protein encodes the protein MTHPTTAYKVLTAEQMATLETDGVFTGAPVDRQDGYIHLSTAAQLTETVNKHFAGQNDLHVAAVDLEAMGDAVRWEESRGGQLFPHLYADLPLNAVVAYSPLKRDDDGTVRLPVTG